From the Bacillus sp. SM2101 genome, one window contains:
- a CDS encoding cytochrome D1 domain-containing protein, with amino-acid sequence MGLAYVANVNSNNISVIDTKTHEVIATVPGLTEPTDIAITPDGKLAYVTSDNTGNIFVIDTKIHSLVATIGTNVQTAQTVFTPDGKIAYVASNGFIFVIDTKTHSIIATVPDNLGSVISITPDGEIIYFANSNSTISVLDTKTHSVIATVPVPPSFNPRVTFTPNGKIAYVANNTDPGTVSVIDVKTHSVIATVSAGENPRVTFTPNGKIAYVANDVTPGTISVIDVKTHSVTATVSVGDESEDVFFTPDGRIAYVTNDIIPGSVSVIDVKTHAVIATVFVGNETEDIAFTPDGKLAYVANDTDPGTVSVIDVKTHSLIATVPVGVNPEAVVIIPN; translated from the coding sequence GGTCTGACTGAACCAACTGATATAGCCATCACGCCTGATGGAAAATTAGCTTATGTTACGAGTGATAACACTGGAAATATATTTGTTATAGACACCAAAATTCATTCTTTGGTGGCGACAATTGGCACTAACGTACAAACTGCTCAAACAGTTTTTACGCCCGATGGAAAAATCGCTTATGTTGCGAGTAACGGTTTTATCTTTGTCATAGATACAAAAACGCATTCTATTATTGCGACAGTTCCAGATAATCTTGGTTCGGTGATATCTATCACACCCGATGGTGAAATTATCTATTTTGCGAATTCTAATTCTACAATTTCTGTTTTGGATACAAAAACACATAGTGTGATTGCTACTGTGCCTGTGCCTCCTTCTTTCAATCCACGAGTAACTTTTACTCCTAATGGAAAAATCGCTTATGTTGCAAATAACACTGATCCTGGGACTGTTTCTGTCATTGATGTGAAAACTCATTCCGTTATTGCCACTGTGTCTGCTGGGGAGAATCCACGGGTAACTTTTACTCCTAATGGAAAAATCGCTTATGTTGCAAATGATGTTACTCCTGGAACTATTTCCGTCATTGATGTAAAAACTCATTCCGTTACTGCCACTGTGTCTGTTGGAGATGAGTCAGAGGATGTTTTTTTTACACCAGATGGAAGAATTGCTTATGTTACTAACGATATTATCCCTGGGTCTGTTTCCGTCATTGATGTGAAAACGCATGCTGTTATTGCGACTGTATTTGTTGGGAACGAGACAGAAGATATTGCTTTTACACCTGACGGAAAATTAGCTTATGTTGCAAACGACACTGATCCTGGGACTGTTTCTGTCATTGATGTGAAAACTCATTCCCTTATTGCTACTGTGCCTGTTGGGGTTAATCCGGAGGCTGTTGTAATCATACCGAATTAG
- a CDS encoding Vmc-like lipoprotein signal peptide domain-containing protein — protein sequence MKKLLVVLILIIAVSTSCSKEEIII from the coding sequence TTGAAAAAATTATTAGTAGTATTAATATTGATCATAGCAGTATCAACATCTTGTTCTAAAGAAGAAATAATAATATGA
- a CDS encoding ATP-binding protein gives MRYKNMGDIMSLICLEGASAVGKTSTGNEFAKRTNTYIIPEVNILFERPKEESKTWYLERQVERWMIAQEKLQKYDTVILDGDIFQPISYNWCFDFKIFNQSLDFIYQFYFEEIKEGRIGFPNKYFYLYTNEENIRYRKENDSTRKRGNFENHIKIIEPHKRYYKALNELAPNYVQLIDAKSIKGNINTIAGNLPTSSLIKDSEKLLDKVNNWLSNNKA, from the coding sequence ATGAGATATAAAAATATGGGGGATATTATGTCATTAATTTGTTTAGAAGGAGCAAGTGCAGTAGGAAAAACTTCTACTGGTAATGAATTTGCAAAAAGAACTAATACGTACATAATTCCAGAGGTTAACATTTTATTCGAACGTCCTAAAGAAGAGTCAAAAACATGGTATCTAGAACGACAAGTTGAACGCTGGATGATAGCTCAAGAAAAACTTCAAAAATATGATACTGTAATTCTTGATGGTGATATATTTCAACCGATTAGTTATAATTGGTGCTTTGATTTTAAAATATTTAATCAAAGTTTGGATTTTATTTATCAATTTTACTTTGAGGAAATAAAAGAGGGTAGAATAGGATTTCCAAATAAGTATTTTTATTTGTACACTAACGAAGAAAATATAAGGTATCGAAAAGAAAATGATAGTACTAGAAAAAGAGGGAATTTTGAAAATCATATAAAAATTATAGAACCACATAAACGTTATTATAAAGCTTTAAACGAACTTGCACCTAATTATGTACAATTAATAGATGCCAAAAGCATAAAAGGAAATATTAATACAATTGCAGGTAATTTACCTACTTCTTCATTAATTAAGGATTCAGAAAAATTGCTGGATAAGGTTAATAATTGGCTATCAAATAACAAAGCATAA